Proteins encoded in a region of the Gemmatimonadota bacterium genome:
- a CDS encoding PorV/PorQ family protein, translated as MKHLIWIAAIALFLSPQSAMAQQETSLQNLPPVLTEPHYRSEGDKGNRIARSGFALLKISASARLAGMADANVGTSRDIHSIFQNAAGLVHIDNMAYLASYNEWLVGTKMGAAGFAYRIPVGVVGVAFRSFNYPDVEETTPLQPNGTGRNIKLGDFSVAASFAKQLTDKFSMGFRLRYVRSQIHIVNVSSTTFDVGTLFYTGFKSLRVGMTMSNLGGNKEVLTEDYRLPFYYNLAIAMELLGKQGDPLYLTTAYEHVFFRDYGERDHIGGELWIQNMLALRAGYKFRYDVETWSVGAGINLNVSEEREISVDVSYSDIGGAIRERPLRLTLSGTF; from the coding sequence ATGAAACATTTGATCTGGATAGCAGCTATCGCGCTTTTTCTCAGCCCTCAAAGTGCCATGGCTCAACAAGAGACAAGCCTTCAGAATCTGCCGCCCGTATTGACAGAACCGCATTATCGCTCGGAAGGCGATAAGGGCAACCGCATTGCGCGCAGTGGCTTCGCGCTTTTGAAGATTTCGGCGTCTGCGCGCCTGGCGGGTATGGCCGACGCCAATGTGGGCACGTCGCGAGATATTCACTCGATATTCCAGAATGCAGCCGGGCTGGTGCATATCGACAATATGGCATATCTGGCCTCTTATAACGAGTGGCTGGTGGGCACCAAGATGGGGGCTGCGGGTTTTGCCTATCGCATTCCCGTAGGCGTTGTGGGTGTCGCTTTTCGCTCGTTTAACTATCCCGATGTAGAAGAGACCACGCCCTTGCAACCCAATGGCACGGGGCGGAACATCAAGCTCGGCGATTTTTCCGTTGCGGCGTCTTTTGCCAAGCAACTGACCGATAAGTTTTCGATGGGTTTCCGCCTGCGCTATGTGCGGTCTCAGATTCACATTGTCAATGTGAGTTCCACGACATTTGATGTTGGTACGCTCTTTTACACGGGTTTCAAGAGTCTGCGCGTGGGCATGACCATGAGCAACCTGGGTGGGAATAAAGAAGTGCTGACCGAGGATTATCGCCTGCCGTTTTACTACAATCTGGCCATTGCAATGGAATTGCTTGGCAAGCAGGGCGATCCGCTTTATCTGACGACTGCTTATGAGCATGTGTTTTTCCGCGACTATGGTGAGCGCGATCACATTGGCGGTGAGTTGTGGATACAAAATATGCTGGCACTCCGCGCCGGTTATAAGTTCAGGTACGATGTGGAGACCTGGAGCGTGGGGGCGGGTATAAATCTCAATGTGAGCGAAGAGCGCGAGATAAGTGTGGATGTTTCGTATAGCGATATCGGCGGTGCAATTAGAGAGCGACCGTTGCGTTTGACGCTTTCGGGAACGTTCTAG